The Humulus lupulus chromosome 3, drHumLupu1.1, whole genome shotgun sequence genome window below encodes:
- the LOC133823880 gene encoding uncharacterized protein LOC133823880, with product MDPSNDEEGDPFVDDHGNDLEGINPTTPTNTQDKKYRGKTTCSDIFKARSEGRNYEVEYNHFDRAMGKEGIKMNSTIVLLSRTTLPLDINNWKQMPNDKKETLWGQIQAEYRQKVAEGELVEEGSNDILTMTLGTPEHGGRVRGSGVFGSSNASSSSVGGASNTPHAPYAPPPSTQAQYAPPPPTWTSYAHRPPSQPPYAPPPLTQAPCAPPPPQSNFPDELQRGNF from the exons atggatccatcAAATGATGAAGAGGGTGATCCGTTTGTTGATGATCATGGTAATGATCTGGAGGGGATTAATCCTACCACACCAACAAATACGCAAGATAAGAAGTATAGGGGTAAAACGACCTGTAGTGATATATTCAAAGCAAGAAGCGAGGGTCGCAATTATGAGGTCGAATACAATCATTTTGATCGAGCGATGGGAAAAGAGGGGATTAAGATGAACAGCACCATCGTTCTTCTATCACGCACAACCCTTCCTTTAGATATCAacaattggaaacaaatgccGAATGATAAAAAGGAGACTTTATGGGGTCAAATACAG GCGGAATATAGGCAAAAAGTAGCAGAAGGcgagttggtggaggaaggttcaaacgaTATACTAACAATGACATTAGGCACTCCAGAGCATGGGGGACGTGTTAGGGGG AGCGGTGTgtttggatcatcaaatgcatctaGTTCAAGTGTAGGAGGAGCCTCAAACACGCCACAcgcaccatatgcccctccaccaTCGACGCAGGCACAATATGCTCCCCCACCACCGACGTGGACATCATATGCTCATCGACCACCTTCACAGCCACCTTATGCTCCTCCACCACTGACACAGGCCCCATGTGCTCCCCCACCACCGCAGTCAAATTTTCCTGATgag TTGCAAAGGGGAAACTTTTAA